DNA sequence from the Liolophura sinensis isolate JHLJ2023 chromosome 1, CUHK_Ljap_v2, whole genome shotgun sequence genome:
ACAGTAAATTCAAGAACTACAGTTTAGTATTCCCGTTCTTTTGGACAGTTTGGGCTTGTTTTGCAAAGGGCACACAGTGCTATGTGCATGTACCTACCATGGTGACATAATACCTACAATACTGGTTGCTGTGGAAGTTGCTTTCTCGCAGCTCTTTGTGAATATTAAGTGGACACATGCTTCAGCGAATAATACCTTCAGCGACACCTGTCTTTGGCAGTAGAATGTCAACTATTGAGCTTGTTACTCAGCCATAGCAGAAATGTAAGGCAACTTTCAGATCATATTGCGATCAGCTAATGATCAATATTATACATTATTGGCATTAATTATTTTTGCATTAGCTTGCACCTCTGGTGTTTTAAACTTCAGGATTAATCCATATTTCATACTTCGACCAGAATGCCAGCTCTGAGGCAGTACAAGAATATTAACACATATTacaacatgtatttctaaatgtatattaaaattatatatgttaatgtgttgtattattagtattattaaTACTACAATGGGTGgtctcagtcggttagcgcgctagcgcagcgtaatgaaggtctgccagcataggtgggaaggtctggcagcaacctgcggatggttgtgggtttccaccgggctgtgccaggtttcctcccaccataatgctggctgccatcatataagtgaaatattcttgagtacggtgtaaaacaccaatcaaataaataaataaattaatactacAATGAGGCTGCACCTAAAACATGACCACATCATGTAACGTATAATTTAAATTGAGTATATGACAAGTATGgtgttaaatatgttaatttacACGTATGTCCTTGGGCAAATAATTTCAAAGAGAACGAGCAAATTCACAACAGCTGTGACATTTCTCTTGCAATATTTCATGTCATCTTGCACCCAGTGCAAGCCTTTTTAAATGGCCTATGTTGAAAGAAAggttgtaaaaaaaactgtccaaCCATAAGACAGAAAGGGTTAAAAAACATGTGCACCAACATTTGAATTCTCAGTGTGTCATACTCCTACAAGTATTAATGTAGTTTATTATTGCTCTCAGGGGATGACTTCCCCAATGCTGCCTCTCTGATGGAGGCAGTGTTTAACTTGGAGGAGGAGGAAGAAACACAGAGTGGCTCCTCACAGACATCTCGGAGAAGGCCAGCGCAGAGACACCTGGCACAAAATGCTAACTCAGCTACCTCCTTGGGCTCAGACGTCACCGGTGCCAACAGTGATATAGTTGAAGGTAGTCACCTCAGCAGTAATAGCTGCATGTGTAGAGGTGTCACATGCCAGCATGCTGCAAAAGTACTTCTCCATActcaattttgattttttatttgggGTTCAGGCCTCTGGCTAGAAGACCTATCATAATTGTTTGGACTgttcttcttattattttttttttatggttatTATTATTCCTCATGATTTTGTCGCTGAGAAAAATTGGTGAGAGCTAGAAAACTGAAATTTGAACACATGATAGACCTAGACCTAAACCTGTGGGCCATAACGTTTGATGACGATCGGTCATTTACATATACTAGTACAtactatacagtatacatgtacttacattgcACTAAAGCAATGAAAAATGTAGGCTTTCTAATAAAGTTGGTTGTGTATCTATACATTGACACTATTAAGGTAACTGGAAGTGACACTGCATAAGTTGGCAACACCTTGAACCCCggcatcgctgctttagcagctatattttgTTCTGTAACTGATGAAAGCCAGTTCCTGGTTTCTTGAAGTTCAAAGTATAATTCTTTGTTTTACTGACAAAAATTACCAGTAGTGAATTATTAATCCCACATCTAGTGTTTTTCTTGTCACTCTCCTTTTGTACTTCCGTCATTCGGCAGAGTACCATTAGAAGGTTTTAGGAAAACTTACCTTATACAATgacataattttattaattccCCCAAAAATATTAGAAACATTTTACCAGTATATGTTTTTTGATAGTACCCCACTATTCTTTCAATgcataatgtttttatttacagaagCCCACAGTTTGTTGGAGGAAAACCGAATGCTGCGTGAAGAGATGACGTGCAAGATCTGCATGGACAGAGAATCCAGTGTGGTGTTCTTGCCATGTGGACACCTTGTATGCTGCACTGAGTGTGCACCGGCCCTGACAAACTGTCCAATTTGCAGGGCAACCATCAAAGGAAGTGTGCGCACATTTAtgtcatgaatacatgtatatccttggATGCCAGCcataaaaaaatgtgtataatgGGGATTGTGCGTACACTTTTGACTAAAATGTATCCCTGTGCCCCAGCCATGAAAAGCTGTTTGGTCAGCAGGGATGATTGATGTATGAGATGATTGTACAATGTGTCTTTGTGCTTCAATCTCATCAGGGCAACCATACGTTGGGAGTGTTGCACATTTATGTCACAGCTGTATCCTTCTGCCCTAGTGAAAATGTGCTTAATCAGCATGATGGCCTAATGTGAACAAGTGTGGTACGTTTATATCAGGAATCAATGCACCCAGCCATGATGAACAAGCGCCTGTGTGAAGTGTGGAGATTTACCTTCATGTAGTGTGCAGCATGCATTTCATAGTTGTCCTGCAAAGTAAGAGATTTAAGTTTTATATGTAAGGTGTGCTTAAATATTTACCACCAACTtacaactacatacatgtatgtgtaaaaagcAATGTTGAATGAAAGTGTATACAGGATGCTTTGTGTATTCTTGATTTTCAAACAATGACTGTTGACAACTTTGATTATGATTGTGCACAATCTTGGGGCATCTTTTGTGAGGCTTACAGTGAAATGTATCCCAGCCAAGAAGAGTTGTTCATTTTTCAGAAGTGTGTTATAAAAGGCAGCTTGTCTTACCTATGTGCTCTAAGTTGAGAGCATGCCAGCAAAGAAGAGTTGTTCATTCTTCAGAAGTGTGTAAAAAAAGGCAGCTTATCTTACCTATCTACTCTAAGTTGAGGGCATGCCAGGAAAGAAGAGTTCTTCGGAAGTGTGAGTGAGCAATTTTTAAAACTACTGTCATGATAGTGTGTCAGTATTCTTTTAATTGTAATTACTAATACTGCAAGTCTGTTTTTGTCACGCATTCGCATGCTTGGTGAGATTTCCATCAAAAGATCTGAGTAGAAACTTGTTTTCCACTGATTAACAACTAGGTTAACAACTACACAAGCAGTATATCCCTGAAAATTAAACTCAATTCGACTAAAAATTTCAGTAAAATTCATTCTCGTGATGAAGGCAAAATAAAGTGCCCAAATATCAGTCAGAATGAATCGTTCATTTTTTTGTAGTTTCACTACTCTTGTAGAGCACCTGATCAGGATGGATATATATCAATATTGGTACATGTTGTCTTTACCTGAATCTTCACCTCTATGATTTGTCTTGGCACTTGGCACTTACTTGCACAATTTACTCCTACTTGCTGCATCTGcacagtaaataaacaaaaggtaAATAACTCACCCCAATAGCTATGTAAGATGGCATCAACCAACCTTTGAAATCTCAGTATTAAAGATAtattatgaaaaacaaaatggttgTTAGTCAAACCATGTATCATTTGTATGAGATTTGGTACTTCAGAATGTTAGATTTCATTTATGAGGTACATCCTGGTATTTGATGAATTGGTTGTTCAGGGGCTCAGGAATTTTAGTATGCCTAAATGTAGGCCTGTTGCTAGCGATGAGAATACTCAATAATTTCAGTCATGAAGTACAGACTTAGTGTCAACTGATGGTGTTATTGGGAGTGAATTATTTAATGATTTGATTGGGGGTTTAAAACCATTctcagaagtttttttttaacaagacAGTTTTCAGGTTTATGAATGGATGAAACCAGATTGCCCAAGGTAACCATTGACTCTCACCTGGcactaacaaacctcctgactcgCGAGTGCTTCAATTAAAGAATGACAAAAgtcagtgaatacatgtacatgggaccataataaaaatatttaatattctcTAAAAATGACaagataataaaacatatacatacatctatgcCATATTAATGAAGATctgtgacaaaatatatttcatagaaataaataccatgatGCCTAAGTGATGCTAAGTtagaaacaaaataataataataactgtaaTAATAACATGTAATTACAGATAATACTAGAGATTTAGACTCGATGTAAATAATTGATTTATGTAAATTAAGGATCttatgtaaattaatgtcatccacttaacattaaaaatgtttctcttcTTGACACATGAACCATTAACAGCTACCTTGAAAACACATACCATCTGGAACTACTTGTTTGTAAAATACAGACATAAcacttaatttattttcacatataagTAACAATAGTTATAAGTTTCTAATCATTGACCAGGACCTTCGTCTACAGCTATAGAGTTTGTTTgccttgaaatatttatttatttatttgactggtgttttatgctgtactcaagaatatttcacttatacgacagctgccagcatcacggtgggaagaaaccaggcagatcccgaggggggaaacccacgaccggcatttacatataaaacaacACCTATGACCTAGAGGGTGTATGTGTTTAAAGACAATCTTTGCACTAAAATCACTTTAGGGAACCTAAACGTGTTCATATCaacacattttgacattttaatgcAAACTAACAGTCAATGGGACAAAAATGACACGACAATGGAAGGCATTATTTGGCTGCTAGGCATGTGCAAAGCAAAGAACTAATAGCAAAAGAATGGTTTCACAGTGTTCTTCGTGTTACACGTGTGTAACTACCGTAACATGTAGTACTACAGTGGTCATAACGTTGCCACAGTGATAAGTGCACATGCTGCTGTAACAGTATTGTTTCTTGCCATTACCCAAAGAAGCACTTTTCTGAATGTGCAAGTCGTACAACCCAAGAGTAAATTAGATATTGGTTCTTTGTCTTATCAGATTATTCTTTGAAAAATCATAGCTACAGCTTACCAAATAGCTAACTTTCTGACATTCTCTGAGACATACAAGCTCTGAATGTGAAGTTTACCAAGTAACCTGGAAGACATGAGAGAATGTGGAGAAATCTGAtgcaaaaaattttgtttgtaacCACTATAAAATTCATGACTGAAGTCACTACGCTTGTTTCATCGACAATTTCATAAGaatcacaagtacatgtagttataatgGTAAGTGTGGCATAAAAAGGGCGTGGGACAGAAAATaacactcgactttacaagcatAAGAATTAAATTGCCTAAAAAGAACAATCATAGAGGGGTCCCATATTTCAggagaaaatgatttttttaataaatagaACACCCCACCCGCTCCCCCCCCAACACATGCACCTCATCTCTGCAAAAAGagcattgaaaataaaaataaattgacCCTGTTTTTTGCACAATTATCAACATGAtgtttttacattatatatatatatatatatatatatatatatatatatatatatatatatataaacgctTCTGGTGAACAATATACATGTCAAATTGAACTATGACGTACGTGTGACGTAATTTATGTGAGTGGAAGGCTACTGCCAGTATAGATAGACATGGGAGGCCTAAGAATGTAGTTGATTTACCGTTTGGTCAATATAAACTTATCCAGTACACAAAGCATAGTTTATAGTTTTCATTTGAAATATATAGTTCCCCTTAAATTACAACCACCTTTAAAATTTCCCATTTTCTGTTGGAACAAACCCAAAAAGGTAAAATAATGAACACGTTTACAAATCACTCCTCACCACATTGGACACTACCTTTGGCTTGGCTAAAGTCAAGATAGAATTCTTCACCTTATGCtagatatgtatgtgtaaaaacgATATTTGTAAAATGCTGTAATTCAAACTAAGCTGGGTTCATGAAAATACTGACAATTTCCGGCATACAAAACTAATGCtaccaaatacatatatatgtatgtatttatatatatatatatatatatatatacatatatatatatatatacatatatatatatatatatatatatatatatatatatatatatatacaggtgtagGACAAAAGCACTTACTCCCTCCTCTCTCCTCATTCAAGACTTTGGTCAGGAATATTTAACTCTTATTATGGTTAATGGATGAAACAACATACACTCAATCGATACTAAATAAAAATCACAGGTTTGATACATACTTCCACAGACTATCTGACCTCTAGTGATAACCTGTGTTGATCTCAGGTGTCAGAAGCCACGTGCTACGATTGATTTACAGGATTTCAATCAGGAAAATGGACAAAGAGTATCTCCATTAATACAACTGCCCTCAAAACAGCACTTTATCTCAGGTTCATATGAAGAGCCACAACTGTCAGAGAATGAATTATTCTCTTTAAACTAACAtgtgacactttttttttctacctgtgCAAAAGTTTCTCTACCTGTAAACATTGGTCTTGGGCACTAAACATCATGCTACTTTCTAAGAAATACAATACTGATAATAAAAGTTCTAAGAATAGATTTGATATGGTGAATTCTggctcaaaaaatattttggaaatttccaaaaataatgtGGAAAAACACACCTGTTGCTTGCGATGGGTAACCTTTGGTTTCACCTATCACTGAGAAAACTAATTTTAATTTAGTAGGTATAACTGCATAATTATAACCTTGTCAGTATATTATTTAGAATAATCTTCAATGTCATCGATCATTTCATTAGTCACATGACTTTCtcatttttccccatttttgAGAATTGTGTTTCAAGGTGTCTTTGCATTCAAATACAAACAAGTTAACAACATTActacacccatcaaataaacaatgttCGACTGAAAGTGAAATCGGCTTCTGGAGCTTAAACTTTACATCACCAGCAAGAAAACTGCTGCTTCTGTTTACAGCTGGCAGTTTAGCTTTCAGCACTCACACCATCCTCATAACACCATTATCAGATATTATAAATGGAACTGTATAATGAGTCCAGTCTGTATCACCATAATGGATGCTTCTTAAACATACCCTTCCAGGAGGTTTTCTCTGCTTCATCAAATCTTTTGttcaaaaataacaattttcttTCCAATTCATCTGTTTCCTGTATGACAAGAAGAGAGACTGCTAAACCTATGCACAGTATGTTTCATTCGTTTGAGTGGTATTTTTGACCATACGTAAGTTTTTCAGTTTAATTCCGTACAGTACTTTTCACTGGTCTGGTTTAggcatggaggaaaccggacagggtcTGTCAATACCTTCCCACCTCATGAGGTAGCCGATAACCTTCCAATGGTCAAGTTCCAGCTGGTCGACATAAATTCAAAGACAATTCTCAAGGGCATCAGGTCCCCCGGCAAGGTATACATCAGCTAGTAAGTCACTGAAGGCCCTTTAAAGCTGTGAAGACCTATATGAAGTAACGCTGAGTTTAATGTGAACCTTTACATTTGTTCAATATTTCAGTAAGCTGTATTCAAGATGACTTCTCTTGTAGTTTTAGTGTATGGCATGAAGGCAACTTGACAAGGAAACCCAACAAGTCAGAAGGTAACCACTGCACAATGCAAAGTAAAGAGCTCTGCATCTTGCTTTTATAAAAACCTTGGCAATTATAGCAAATAATATGACAAAGTACATAGGCATATGTATGGGATTTTTTACAGCATCACAATTCAGTGGAATATTTCACAGAGATTAGTGTACGAAGTAAAATGAGTCTTACAGTTTTAATCCTTTGCCTTCTTCTTGAATGCAAATCTGATGTGACTTTTTCTAAAGTTTcaatctgcaaaaaaaaaaaggaattcaaaacagttttaatcTGAAACATACCAGTCACAGGTTATAGTACAATGCTCTGTATTCTGTACTTTAATACATATTCTATAAACATACCTACAAAAACTGGGGGTTTGGGTAGTGCTGTCATAACTGATTTACATATTGGTTGTCCTATTAAGTCTAAAAGTTAACGATTCACGATCACTGTTCTTAGGTACTATTTTTGTGCATGGAATATGAAGACATGACATCAATTGACAAGCATTAAAGGCATTCATTTTGTAAACGAGCCATTGGACGTGACCTAACCAAAACCACAACAGTAAGCATAAacggttatatacatgtaccaatggagaataaaacataaaatataatgccataatcagatgaaagagcataaaactttatttgaaaatatggtctttcatattttattttattttttctttaggaGGAAAAgatttttagaaaatattttgtatggtgggtatttgttATCATCTCCGGCTATATATTGCCTTTCcttaataatgttctaaataagtaTGTGATGCATGTAAACTTgatgtttatatccaaacacatgcatttaatctgaattatgataatatttatcaatatattaaaaatataaatatgatcaaaatccaggttgaacatctgttagctgaaaagaccaaattctagtgcaaatatatttattaaacatgtgttacatcctcatttataacattagtatgcaaagacaatatataccatgaggtggtaccaaatacccaccaaacaaaatttatttcaatttctttctttttgaggaaaaatcaaaaaaaatattgaaaaccacaGATAACCACAGATACAACTAACTtctcgcactctttcatctgaacaatatgtaatttcatgttttctccatttttatCAAAAATGGGGGCAGTTCTGCTCAGTcctgtttatattttattaaatcttGAAATCCAAAGGGCCTATTACTTCCTAAATATATATTGgaatagaaataaaatgtaGCTTCAAAGTTCAAATCATTCAAGACATTCACAAAAATCCACACTGACTCATTCTCGTCATTCCACCATTCACACTCCCACTATTACTCAAGTCATTTTGACATATAGTACTCTCACTATCTGTCCACACTATTTATGTTATGAGTTAAGTCGTGTTTCTTAAAACGGTCCAGCTGATGAAGTAAACATCTGACTCACCCGTTGTACAATGCTGGTCATCTTTTTCTTCATGGTTTCATTGTATGTGGCCAGTTTTACAGTTCTTGGAGAAGGCTTTACTATAGATGAAAAATATAGTCAAATAATGAACatgggtggggggaggggggagctTTAGTGTAAATATGCTCACAATAATGAAAATAGGCATACATAAGATTGGGAAGAAATTCTAGTGACTACTCATGGACAAAGAAAATTTTAGAAGATCCACCTATTGATATCCACTTTCAATCAGTTTCTTGACCAAAGTTCGCAAGCCCCTCAAGTTTACAAGCTTCCAGTGAAGCAGTTCAATAGATATCATGCTAACAACATGAAAAATCATTACCATATCATACAAATGGATATAAATCTGTCAAATTTATGTCATTGAgatccattttctgtacatttcTGGGTTAAAAGTAGGTGCATAAGCACTATAAGTTGGCAAGTTCTAAGTCAAATGGTCTGTCAATATAGCGTTCAAGGACAGAAGGACGAATGCCATAccatcaatttatttacttatttgatttgtgttttacgcagtattcaagaatatttcacttatacaacggtggccagcattatggtgggaggaaaccaggcagagcccggggaaaacccatgaccatctgcaggttgctgccagaccttcccacttacggctggagaggaagccagcatgagctggacttgaactcacagcgaccacattggtgagagactcctgggtctaGCGAGATACTagactagcgcgctaaccaactgagccacagaggccccccatACCGTTAATGATGAGCATATAAGAAGACCTActcaaacattttaatcatgGCATACAGgatgaaaaaattatttgagACATCAATGACCCCTACAGTGGTCCAAAAagtcaatcattaaatttaattgCATTTCATTTGGTCAAAAAAAAGGAAGACTACAAACGTGTATTTGTGCACACACATACTTTTTGGTGAAAACTTCCTTTTAATACTTTCTTTCAGTTCAAGCAGTTGTTTCCTGGATGTTTACAGATGTTTTCCTCAAAACAGTGATTCATTGGTGACAAAGATGCACGTGACTGACTTTCAGATTAAGGGGTCAAgaaaacacagacagacaccaGGATGCTATAGTTCTGAATGTAAAGCTTAAAGATGACTCATATTCCACACTTGCACTCTATTGGTTCAGCCCTTCACAATTCTAATGACACTGAATTTTCACAGGCCAGGATTTCAGGGATATACACTTATGATTATCTCTCATGGGATTCTCCAAGTTTTGTGTTCTTGAAGTTGTTCTTGAAGACAAAGGGAagtttgtatgtgtatacacagCTAATCTGTGTGCAAATCcggaaaaagtttttttattatttttctggTCCGGTGATTATATACTGTATGTTTCATTAAATATGGAAACACTGTAATTATATGAAACAGGTATTAAATTTTGTCACCAGTCACAAAATAATTGTTCATAAGGAAGTTGATTGATGAATGTATTATAggtttataatttatatgtagtATAAATATTTAGATAGCTATAGTAAAACAGACATTTCCATTTACTTTTCACTATGCAAAAGTGACATGAATCAACATAATATTTGtgagggaaaaaaaacacacttatATTCAAAATACCTACCAGTCTGATGGATTCTCACAACTTCCAGGGTGTAAGGCCTATAAAACAATGACATTAGAATTAATTCTGATGGTATCATCCGTATATCACTTGATATAACAGTAAGGCATAACATAAACTGCATCTAGACCTACAGTTATTAATCCACCTAGATACATTAGAAACTTGTAGTATTTTATTAGTATTTACTACTCAAACAATTTCAGTCAGtgttatgggtagaggaaattAGAGTGCCCAGCATACACAACTGAAATGCAGATCATATTTGCGGAAGACAAGGAATCTTCGAAGAACTTTAGACTGTGTAAAAGGCCACAAATGATTGTCATCGACGTctaattgtcaccaaggcacTTCAAGCTTAGAGagcaggggaatctacaaattcctagTACCAAGCCGGTTTTGAACTCCCTCCTCGTGTCTGGGTGTACACCTGTCATGTAAACAGCTAGTAAAATGAGACTGTCTAAATTAGTCACGAaaggtataaatcaatctgtagATGTCTGTTTTCTTAAACAATGATGTTAACTTACTCAGCCTGGATATTTGTTTTCATCCCAGCACCCACAGGAATCAATGAACCATTCTTATTTCTTACCTAGACATAGAATACAAAGTGaatcaaacatcaaacaaatatgaaatgaGATTTACAACAACTGTTTGACTGGTAAACACATGACATTATTACTGCCATGTGTGTATTGAAAAATacttaaatacatgcaaatgtgcTTAATtaatgaacacatttttttcagcgaaactttttttctttaagaatCTGATgcattgaaaaaaacaaatgaacaacaacatcaaaactAATCATTGCTACAATGcaagtaaaaaattctatataaTGACTTACACGAACAATTCTGTTATTCTCTATGTCAAACTCTTGTTTGATGAAGCCTTGCACAGTTTCACAATCCAAATCAGGTCGAAGAGTCACACACTTAACAACC
Encoded proteins:
- the LOC135473720 gene encoding uncharacterized protein LOC135473720, yielding MMDPRAYFADMFKCFCSLDLASPPLSGDQVVKCVTLRPDLDCETVQGFIKQEFDIENNRIVRVRNKNGSLIPVGAGMKTNIQAEPYTLEVVRIHQTVKPSPRTVKLATYNETMKKKMTSIVQRIETLEKVTSDLHSRRRQRIKTETDELERKLLFLNKRFDEAEKTSWKGMFKKHPLW